One window of the Misgurnus anguillicaudatus chromosome 8, ASM2758022v2, whole genome shotgun sequence genome contains the following:
- the tmem45a gene encoding transmembrane protein 45A, with translation MGSFKGHALPGSFFLIAGLWWAAKQSFLYAARKNKSAGAGRLATRASQRRIEIMEGAVILAFSIFGMFAEQLFAGGPKFQLYNSSTQHWEQLMIWQHTTMYLFFAIAGATSAIVHSTDIAPLALDRMLLGLAFFNEGFLFFYHLHGRDMLDVLVHTLLLYAIFGQALICFLEVFHRGNILLELLRATLTIMQGSWFWQIGFVLYPPSEVKWDLKDHDNAMFVTLCYCWHLVVALLIVAIVYWSVLCGVRSKVRRMPPMAMGLLKPREKEVESEDEI, from the exons ATGGGAAGTTTTAAAGGCCATGCATTACCTGGAAGTTTCTTCCTAATCGCTGGTTTGTGGTGGGCCGCAAAGCAGTCGTTTTTGTACGCTGCCCGCAAGAACAAAAGTGCTGGTGCAGGAAGGCTGGCAACTAGAGCTTCCCAACGGCGCATAGAAATCATGGAAGGAGCAGTCATTTTGGCATTTTCTATTTTTG GCATGTTTGCAGAGCAACTTTTTGCCGGTGGGCCCAAGTTTCAACTGTATAATTCATCCACTCAGCACTGGGAGCAGCTGATGATCTGGCAGCACACCACCATGTACCTGTTCTTTGCTATCGCAGGGGCCACGTCTGCCATTGTCCACAGCACAGATATTGCCCCGCTGGCATTAGATCGTATGCTGCTGGGTCTTGCTTTCTTTAATGAGG GATTCCTGTTTTTTTATCATCTCCATGGTAGAGACATGCTTGATGTCCTCGTTCACACCCTTCTCCTCTATGCCATTTTTGGACAAGCTCTTATCTGCTTTCTGGAGGTTTTCCACAGGGGAAATATACTACTAGAATTGCTTAGAGCCACTCTTACCATAATGCAGGGCAGCTGGTTCtggcag attggCTTTGTGTTATACCCACCCAGTGAAGTGAAATGGGATCTGAAAGACCATGACAATGCTATGTTTGTAACATTATGCTATTGCTGGCATTTAGTAGTTGCATTGCTCATTGTTGCCATAGTGTACTGGTCGGTTCTCTG TGGTGTCCGTTCAAAAGTGAGGAGAATGCCACCCATGGCAATGGGGCTCTTGAAACCAAGAGAGAAAGAAGTGGAGTCTGAAGATGAAATTTGA